The Verrucomicrobiota bacterium genome segment TTGGCATAGTGGAAACTCTGGAGGCCAGACCCACCCGGTGAAGCAGAAGGCAGCGAATGCGTGGGGTTTGTACGACATGATTGGGAATGTTTGGGAATGGTGTTCGGACTGGCAAGGACCCTATCCGAGCGAAAGCGCGATGGACCCGACGGGTCCCGGATCGGGCTCTAGCCGCGTGGGCCACGGGGGCTGCTGGGGCAACGACGCCAGGAACACGCGCTCCGTCTGCCGGTGGTGGGGGGACCCAGGCAACCGCAGCGTCGGATTGGGCTTCCGTCCCGCCCTCAGTTCACAAGGCTTCTCCAACCCCCTTCCCTCAACCAGATGAATCAGCCTTGGCTGGAGTGTAACAAAGTACAACAGCGAGATTGCACTTCAGTGCGCTTTCAGGTAGTTTCCAGGTTCGGGCTACAAATGCACTTTTACCCCGTGTTTACCGAGTCATAACGCACAAAGGCGCACTCGTTGCGCAAGCCTCGTTACGGATTCGTAAACCGTAGGTCGTCGGTTCGATCCCGACCATTGGCTCCAGCATCGCTTGAACATGAACCTGAACCACGATTCCAGCACCATCATTCAGAAAACGCGCGATCTTTGCCAGGCGATCCTCGAGGATCCCGGTTATCTCGACATGCGAAACAGCATCGAGCTGTTCATGGCCGACGAGGCCGCCAAAGAGGATTATCGCTGGGTCGTCGAACAAGGCGAATATCTCCAGCATAAACAACAAATGGGTTCCTCGCTCGATGATCGCGAAATCCAGGAGTTCGAATCCCGCCGATCCGCTCTGGTCGCGAATGCCAAGGCAAAAGCCTTTCTCGACGCCCAGCAGTCCATCCAGGCGGTTCACGAATCCGTCGGCAAGTACGTCGCCAAGACCTTCGAACTCGGCCGCCTCCCGCAATCCTCGGATTTCGAGTCCGAAAGTTGCGGACCTTCCTGCGGCTGCCACTGACTGCGATGGCGGTGAAGGTTTCGTTCGTCATTCCAACGCTGAACGAAGCCGGGCAACTCCCCCTAACCCTCGCCTCCTTGCCAAGCCTGGGCGGGGATTTTGAATGCTGCATCGCCGATGGCGGCAGCTTGGACTCAAGCCGGGACCGGGC includes the following:
- a CDS encoding formylglycine-generating enzyme family protein, with protein sequence WHSGNSGGQTHPVKQKAANAWGLYDMIGNVWEWCSDWQGPYPSESAMDPTGPGSGSSRVGHGGCWGNDARNTRSVCRWWGDPGNRSVGLGFRPALSSQGFSNPLPSTR
- a CDS encoding YlbF family regulator — translated: MNLNHDSSTIIQKTRDLCQAILEDPGYLDMRNSIELFMADEAAKEDYRWVVEQGEYLQHKQQMGSSLDDREIQEFESRRSALVANAKAKAFLDAQQSIQAVHESVGKYVAKTFELGRLPQSSDFESESCGPSCGCH